From a region of the Odoribacter splanchnicus DSM 20712 genome:
- the kamA gene encoding lysine 2,3-aminomutase, whose protein sequence is MASRRKEFFPEVTDEQWNDWHWQVKNRIETLDQLKKYIRLTPDEEEGIRESLKTLRMAITPYYLSLIDPDNPYCPIRKQSVPTIEELHRSPADLEDPLHEDGDSPVPGLTHRYPDRVLFLITDMCSMYCRHCTRRRFAGHHDCATPLERIDKCIEYIANTPQVRDVLLSGGDALLVSDERLEYIIKRLRGIPHVEIIRIGSRTPVVLPQRITPELVNMLRKYHPIWLNTHFNHPNEITEESAAACARLADAGIPLGNQSVLLRGINDCTHVMKKLVHELVKIRVRPYYIYICDLSVGIGHFRTPVSKGIEIIENLRGHTSGYAVPTFVVDAPGGGGKIPVMPTYLISQGPNRVVLRNFEGVVTTYTEPTDYRDECHCEECEKRRKTEGVAELLSGERLSLEPANLDRKTRNLLAKG, encoded by the coding sequence ATGGCTAGCAGAAGAAAAGAGTTTTTCCCTGAAGTGACCGATGAACAATGGAACGATTGGCATTGGCAGGTGAAGAACAGGATTGAAACTTTGGATCAGCTGAAGAAATACATCCGGCTGACACCAGATGAGGAAGAGGGTATCCGTGAGTCGCTGAAGACATTACGGATGGCGATCACACCTTATTATCTGAGTCTGATCGATCCCGATAATCCTTATTGTCCGATCCGTAAACAATCGGTGCCGACCATTGAAGAATTGCATCGGTCACCGGCTGATCTGGAAGATCCCTTGCATGAAGACGGTGATTCACCCGTACCGGGACTGACCCACCGTTATCCTGACCGGGTGTTGTTCCTGATCACCGATATGTGTTCGATGTATTGCCGGCATTGTACCCGGCGCCGCTTTGCCGGACATCACGATTGTGCCACTCCATTGGAAAGAATCGATAAATGTATCGAATATATCGCTAATACCCCCCAGGTGAGAGATGTCCTCCTATCGGGAGGGGATGCCTTATTGGTCAGTGACGAACGATTGGAATATATCATCAAACGGCTGCGTGGAATCCCTCATGTCGAGATTATCCGTATCGGGTCGAGAACACCGGTGGTGTTACCCCAGCGCATTACGCCGGAATTGGTAAATATGCTTCGGAAATATCATCCGATTTGGCTGAATACTCATTTCAACCATCCGAACGAAATTACCGAAGAGTCGGCGGCTGCTTGTGCCCGGCTGGCCGATGCGGGTATACCTCTGGGAAATCAGTCTGTCCTGCTCCGCGGGATCAACGATTGTACACATGTCATGAAAAAATTGGTGCACGAGTTGGTCAAGATCCGGGTACGTCCCTATTACATCTATATCTGTGATCTTTCTGTGGGTATCGGTCATTTCCGTACCCCTGTATCGAAGGGAATCGAGATTATCGAGAACCTGCGGGGACATACTTCCGGTTATGCCGTGCCTACTTTCGTCGTGGATGCTCCCGGTGGAGGCGGAAAAATTCCGGTGATGCCGACCTATCTGATTTCTCAGGGCCCCAATCGGGTGGTGTTGCGTAATTTTGAAGGCGTGGTGACTACGTATACCGAACCGACGGATTACAGAGACGAATGCCACTGTGAAGAGTGTGAGAAGCGCCGTAAAACAGAAGGAGTGGCTGAGTTGCTGAGCGGAGAACGCTTGTCTCTCGAACCGGCGAATCTGGATCGTAAGACACGTAATCTATTGGCGAAAGGATAA
- the kamB gene encoding lysine 5,6-aminomutase reactivase subunit KamB: MGFVDDISDYRSLAIVGLEKNTGKTECLNYILRRIKDSADRFALTSIGIDGENRDQVCQTPKPEIIVPEGMIFVTSEKHYRERRLVAEIMEIDDHRTALGRLVIARAKTSGKVLLSGPADTAGLKSLIRHMKDFGVRTTLVDGALSRLSLASPTVTEAMVLATGAAVSGNIRELVRRTRYVCDLIDLEEVDEVLQERLDAIQQGVWAVGPEGECIDLKLPSVFMLEKSGTDLLQYGHRIFIAGAVSDKVFQFLRVQKQTVELIVRDFTRVFAAPESFYAFLRKGGRVQVLHRSRLLAVTINPQSPGGLLLDSLRLQQALEESLQIPVYDVKKIEKVGKNR; this comes from the coding sequence ATGGGTTTTGTTGATGACATATCCGATTACAGGAGTCTGGCAATTGTCGGATTGGAGAAAAATACAGGGAAAACAGAATGCCTGAATTACATCCTTCGCAGGATAAAAGATTCGGCAGATCGGTTCGCTCTGACTTCGATCGGAATTGACGGAGAAAACCGGGATCAGGTATGTCAAACCCCGAAACCCGAGATTATCGTGCCGGAAGGAATGATATTCGTTACTTCGGAGAAACATTACCGGGAGAGGAGGTTGGTGGCTGAAATCATGGAAATCGATGATCATCGGACTGCTTTGGGACGGTTGGTTATCGCCAGGGCTAAAACTTCGGGAAAAGTATTGCTTTCAGGGCCTGCGGATACTGCCGGGTTGAAAAGTCTGATCCGGCATATGAAAGATTTCGGGGTACGAACGACCTTGGTCGACGGGGCTTTGTCCCGTTTAAGCCTGGCGTCTCCCACCGTTACGGAGGCGATGGTCTTAGCGACGGGGGCTGCTGTTTCCGGGAATATTCGGGAATTGGTGAGACGTACCCGTTATGTTTGTGATTTGATCGATCTGGAAGAGGTGGACGAAGTTTTACAAGAGAGGTTGGATGCCATTCAACAAGGTGTATGGGCGGTCGGGCCGGAGGGAGAATGTATCGATCTGAAATTGCCTTCTGTGTTTATGCTGGAGAAAAGTGGAACCGATCTGCTGCAATATGGGCATCGGATCTTTATTGCCGGTGCTGTGAGTGATAAAGTATTTCAGTTTTTACGCGTACAGAAACAGACCGTAGAATTGATCGTCCGTGATTTTACCCGTGTTTTTGCCGCACCTGAGTCTTTTTATGCCTTTTTACGTAAGGGCGGAAGAGTACAGGTGCTTCATCGTAGCCGGCTTTTGGCCGTTACGATCAATCCTCAGTCTCCGGGAGGATTACTTTTGGATTCGTTGCGTTTGCAGCAAGCATTGGAAGAAAGCTTGCAAATTCCGGTGTATGATGTGAAAAAAATAGAAAAAGTCGGTAAAAACCGTTGA
- the kamC gene encoding lysine 5,6-aminomutase reactivase ATPase KamC, producing the protein MILREAIRQVRGFRYMIEQLDICSAVGRRVLYDLPWLDSKSRLEAEFERIQKIMVLFEQPENESRLERLTGKLMQVRDIRGTIGRMAMEQVLDDLELFELKTFALCSEEIRGLVEEWRIVLLPELEPVVRLLDPEGNRIPHFYIYDTYSAELARLRAEIKQKSLQGAEERELEALYVQSVVLEDKVREELSVQLRPYHDDLKQALEAVGLLDVVLAKARQAIRGQLTLPQIPEEGEMVFEGLFHPQIREILEQEGRAFQAVDLKLEKGTTVITGANMAGKTVLLKSVQLAQYLMQFGFYVPARRAGMPLVEQVLTSIGDDQDELNGLSSYAAEMLRVDEMIRQVRQRSKILVLIDELARTTNPVEGRAIVNGVVDFLTTHRVMAMVTTHYSGITAECRKLRVRGFVENRIEGNMTLKNINEFIDYSLEEDSGEEVPQEAMRIAWMLGIDRGVLERVENYLQEENPDWKKTVQ; encoded by the coding sequence ATGATTTTAAGGGAAGCGATAAGACAAGTCAGGGGATTCCGTTATATGATCGAACAATTGGATATCTGTTCGGCTGTAGGCCGGAGGGTATTGTATGATCTGCCCTGGCTCGATTCGAAATCTCGGTTGGAGGCCGAATTTGAACGTATTCAAAAGATCATGGTACTTTTTGAACAACCTGAAAATGAATCCCGGCTGGAACGTTTGACTGGTAAGCTGATGCAGGTGAGAGATATCCGGGGGACGATCGGGCGGATGGCGATGGAGCAAGTGTTGGATGATCTTGAATTGTTCGAATTGAAAACTTTTGCTTTGTGCTCGGAAGAAATCAGGGGACTTGTCGAAGAATGGCGGATTGTTTTACTCCCGGAACTGGAGCCGGTTGTACGTTTGTTGGATCCGGAAGGGAATCGGATTCCTCATTTTTATATTTATGATACTTATTCGGCTGAGCTGGCCAGGCTGAGAGCTGAAATAAAACAAAAGAGCCTTCAAGGGGCAGAAGAACGGGAATTAGAAGCGTTGTATGTACAAAGTGTGGTTTTGGAAGACAAGGTACGCGAAGAGTTGTCTGTGCAGTTGAGACCTTATCACGACGATTTGAAACAGGCTTTGGAAGCGGTCGGATTGCTGGATGTCGTATTGGCAAAAGCCAGACAAGCAATAAGAGGACAATTGACTTTGCCGCAAATTCCGGAAGAGGGGGAAATGGTGTTCGAAGGTCTTTTCCATCCTCAGATCCGGGAGATTTTAGAACAGGAAGGAAGAGCGTTTCAGGCTGTAGATTTGAAATTGGAAAAGGGAACGACGGTGATTACCGGAGCCAATATGGCCGGAAAGACAGTGTTGTTGAAAAGTGTGCAATTGGCGCAATACCTGATGCAGTTCGGTTTTTATGTACCTGCCCGGCGGGCGGGTATGCCGCTCGTGGAACAAGTCTTGACCAGTATCGGGGATGATCAGGATGAATTGAACGGTCTCTCTTCTTATGCGGCTGAGATGTTGCGGGTGGATGAAATGATCCGGCAAGTCAGGCAGCGAAGTAAAATTTTGGTGCTGATAGACGAATTGGCCCGGACGACCAATCCCGTCGAGGGACGGGCAATTGTGAATGGGGTAGTGGATTTTTTGACTACTCACCGGGTGATGGCTATGGTTACTACCCATTATAGCGGAATAACGGCCGAATGCCGTAAATTGAGAGTGCGGGGATTTGTAGAGAATCGGATAGAAGGGAATATGACCCTGAAAAATATCAATGAGTTTATCGATTATTCACTCGAAGAAGACAGCGGAGAAGAAGTTCCCCAGGAGGCGATGCGTATTGCCTGGATGCTGGGGATCGACCGTGGAGTGTTGGAACGGGTGGAAAATTATTTGCAGGAAGAAAATCCTGATTGGAAAAAGACAGTACAGTAG
- the kamD gene encoding lysine 5,6-aminomutase subunit alpha: protein MKSKLGIDFDKVGHAREMARKIADQVQDFVDGYTTVAVERTLCRLLGIDGVDVHAVPLPNILVDELKEKNVLGEGILFFLGNVMVETGMTPQEIAEQVAAGKVDVTRVPVCTPGQREKALQPYIEASIRRISDNRKRRENYIATIGEGAKPYLYVIVATGNIYEDVVQAQAAARQGADVIAVIRTTGQSLLDYVPYGATTEGFGGTFATQENFRIMRKALDEVGEEVGRYIRLCNYCSGLCMPEIAVMGALEGLDVMLNDALYGILFRDINMQRTLVDQFMSRVINGFAGVIINTGEDNYLTTADAVEEAHTVLASDLINEQLALLAGLPEEQMGLGHAFEMDPMLENGFLYELAQAQMTREIFPKATLKYMPPTKFMTGNIFRGHIQDALFNMIGIWTSQGIQLLGMPTEAIHTPFMSDRYLSIENARYIFNNMKNIGDEVVFKENGIIQNRAKEVLDKATVLLEKIEREGLFTALEKGIFADIKRPKNGGKGLDGVCAKGKNYSNPFVEIMMNR from the coding sequence ATGAAAAGTAAATTAGGAATAGATTTTGATAAAGTCGGACATGCCCGTGAAATGGCCCGTAAGATTGCTGACCAGGTGCAGGATTTTGTGGATGGCTATACGACAGTGGCTGTCGAAAGGACATTGTGTCGTTTGCTGGGTATCGACGGAGTGGATGTTCATGCTGTCCCTCTGCCGAACATTTTGGTAGACGAGCTGAAAGAAAAGAACGTGTTGGGAGAAGGAATTTTATTCTTTCTGGGTAATGTAATGGTGGAAACCGGAATGACTCCGCAGGAAATAGCCGAACAAGTGGCTGCCGGGAAAGTAGATGTCACCCGGGTACCGGTATGTACTCCCGGCCAGCGGGAAAAAGCGTTGCAACCCTATATCGAGGCCAGTATCCGTCGGATTTCCGACAACCGGAAACGGCGTGAGAATTATATCGCAACGATCGGAGAGGGAGCAAAGCCTTATCTTTATGTCATTGTCGCTACCGGTAATATTTACGAAGACGTGGTACAGGCACAGGCGGCTGCCCGGCAAGGGGCGGATGTCATTGCTGTGATCCGTACAACGGGGCAAAGTTTGTTGGACTATGTACCCTATGGGGCTACGACAGAAGGATTCGGCGGAACTTTTGCCACCCAGGAAAATTTTCGGATTATGCGGAAAGCTTTGGATGAGGTAGGAGAAGAAGTCGGTCGTTATATTCGGCTGTGTAATTATTGTTCCGGTTTATGTATGCCGGAGATTGCTGTGATGGGAGCTTTGGAAGGGCTGGATGTGATGTTGAACGATGCGTTGTATGGGATTTTATTCCGGGATATCAATATGCAGCGGACGTTGGTCGACCAGTTTATGTCGCGGGTGATCAACGGCTTTGCCGGAGTGATAATCAACACAGGCGAAGATAACTACCTGACTACTGCCGACGCTGTCGAAGAAGCACATACTGTTTTGGCTTCCGATCTGATCAATGAACAATTGGCTTTATTGGCCGGGCTGCCGGAAGAACAAATGGGCCTGGGACATGCTTTTGAAATGGATCCCATGCTGGAAAACGGCTTTTTGTACGAATTGGCTCAGGCCCAGATGACCCGGGAAATTTTTCCGAAGGCTACTTTGAAATATATGCCTCCGACGAAATTTATGACCGGAAATATTTTCCGCGGACATATTCAGGATGCTCTTTTCAATATGATCGGAATCTGGACTTCACAAGGTATTCAACTGTTGGGAATGCCGACCGAAGCCATACATACTCCATTTATGTCGGATCGTTATCTGTCGATCGAGAATGCCCGTTATATTTTTAATAATATGAAAAATATCGGAGATGAAGTGGTCTTTAAAGAAAACGGGATTATACAAAACAGGGCGAAAGAAGTGTTGGATAAAGCTACCGTTCTCTTGGAAAAGATTGAACGGGAAGGACTTTTTACAGCCTTGGAAAAAGGAATTTTTGCCGATATCAAGCGTCCCAAAAACGGAGGAAAAGGCTTGGACGGCGTTTGTGCCAAGGGAAAGAACTATAGCAATCCTTTTGTAGAGATTATGATGAACAGATAA
- the kamE gene encoding lysine 5,6-aminomutase subunit beta: protein MSGGLYSTEGRDFDQTLDLKKIKPYGDTMNDGKTQLSFTLPVPAGDEAIEAAKQLMKKMGFENPQVVFHQELTKGYTFFNCYGNCVHTVDYSHIYVPKVESTKWDMGETDQFVREHIGRKIVVIGASTGTDAHTVGIDAIMNMKGFAGHYGLERYEMFEALNMGSQVTNEEFIAKAIELKADALLVSQTVTQKDIHIKNLTELVEMLEAEGLRDKVILACGGPRISHELAKELGYDAGFGMNTYADDVASFIAQELDRRMNH from the coding sequence ATGAGCGGAGGTTTATATTCAACAGAAGGGAGAGATTTCGATCAAACCCTCGATCTGAAAAAGATAAAACCCTACGGGGATACGATGAACGACGGAAAGACACAGCTGAGTTTCACTTTACCTGTACCTGCCGGAGATGAAGCGATAGAGGCTGCTAAACAGTTGATGAAAAAAATGGGATTTGAAAATCCTCAGGTGGTGTTTCATCAGGAACTGACGAAAGGATATACTTTTTTTAATTGTTATGGAAATTGTGTACACACGGTAGATTATAGCCATATCTATGTGCCGAAAGTGGAATCGACCAAGTGGGATATGGGAGAGACCGATCAGTTTGTCCGGGAACATATCGGTCGGAAAATTGTGGTGATCGGAGCTAGTACCGGAACAGATGCCCATACGGTGGGAATCGACGCTATTATGAATATGAAAGGTTTTGCCGGACATTATGGTTTGGAGCGGTATGAAATGTTCGAAGCCTTGAATATGGGTAGCCAGGTGACCAACGAGGAATTTATCGCTAAGGCTATCGAGTTGAAAGCCGATGCTTTATTGGTTTCGCAGACCGTGACTCAGAAAGATATTCATATTAAAAATCTGACGGAACTCGTGGAGATGTTAGAAGCCGAAGGATTACGGGACAAAGTGATCCTGGCTTGTGGTGGTCCCCGGATTTCACATGAGTTGGCGAAAGAATTGGGGTACGATGCCGGCTTCGGGATGAATACCTATGCCGACGATGTCGCCTCGTTTATTGCGCAGGAATTGGATCGAAGAATGAATCATTGA
- a CDS encoding 3-oxoacid CoA-transferase subunit B → MEKEQIREVIARRVAMELHDGDVVNLGIGLPTLVPNYLPEGVEVILQTENGLIGMGPTPAPGEEDPDLINAGGGAITALPGAASFDSATSFGIIRGGHVDVSILGALQVDEKGDLANWMIPGKKTPGMGGAMDLLMGAGKVILAMEHTAKGNPKILKKCTLPLTAKGQVNMIVTEMGVMEITPGGIVLKEIHPEFTVEQVQAATEATLIVAPDLKKMC, encoded by the coding sequence ATGGAAAAAGAACAAATCAGGGAAGTGATTGCCAGGAGAGTGGCAATGGAACTCCACGATGGAGACGTGGTGAATCTGGGTATCGGTTTGCCGACTTTAGTGCCGAATTATCTGCCTGAAGGTGTCGAGGTCATTTTACAAACGGAGAATGGATTGATCGGTATGGGGCCGACTCCTGCTCCGGGAGAAGAAGATCCGGACTTGATCAATGCCGGCGGTGGAGCGATAACGGCTCTGCCCGGAGCGGCCAGCTTCGATAGTGCTACTTCGTTCGGTATTATCCGGGGCGGACACGTAGATGTCAGTATCCTGGGGGCCTTGCAAGTAGATGAAAAAGGAGATTTAGCCAACTGGATGATACCGGGGAAAAAAACACCGGGAATGGGAGGAGCGATGGACCTGCTGATGGGAGCCGGTAAGGTGATCCTGGCCATGGAACATACGGCAAAAGGAAATCCGAAAATCCTGAAAAAATGTACTTTACCTTTGACAGCCAAGGGGCAGGTGAATATGATCGTTACAGAAATGGGAGTTATGGAGATCACACCCGGGGGAATTGTACTGAAAGAGATACATCCTGAGTTTACGGTAGAACAGGTGCAGGCAGCTACAGAAGCAACTCTGATCGTTGCCCCGGATTTAAAAAAGATGTGCTGA
- a CDS encoding acyl-CoA dehydrogenase, whose translation MDFSLSKKEILFQQMIRAFAEKEVKPLAAEVDEEERFPVETVEKMAKLGIMGIPFPVEYGGAGGDNVLYSMAVEELSRVCATTGVIVSAHTSLCASPIYEFGNEEQRKKYLPKLCSGEWIGAFGLTEPNAGTDASAQQTMAVAEEDHYVLNGSKIFITNAAYAHVYIVMAMTDKSQGTRGISAFIVERDFPGFSIGKKEKKMGIRGSATCELIFENCIVPKGNMLGKPGEGFKIAMKTLDGGRMGIASQALGIAQGAMDETIKYVKERKQFGRSIGQFQNTQFQLADLNAKIEAARLLVRTAAWKKDRKIPYSVDSARAKLFAAETAMEVTTKAVQFHGGYGYTREYPVERMMRDAKITEIYEGTSEVQRMVIAAALLK comes from the coding sequence ATGGATTTTTCATTATCAAAAAAAGAGATATTGTTTCAGCAGATGATCAGAGCATTTGCTGAGAAAGAAGTAAAACCGCTGGCGGCAGAAGTGGACGAAGAAGAGAGATTCCCTGTCGAAACGGTAGAAAAAATGGCGAAACTGGGGATTATGGGTATCCCTTTCCCGGTGGAATATGGCGGAGCCGGTGGTGATAACGTATTGTATTCTATGGCTGTAGAGGAATTGTCCCGGGTATGTGCAACGACCGGGGTTATTGTTTCTGCCCATACCTCTTTGTGTGCTTCTCCGATCTATGAATTCGGAAATGAAGAACAACGGAAAAAATATTTACCCAAATTATGTTCGGGAGAATGGATCGGAGCTTTTGGTCTGACCGAACCGAATGCAGGTACCGATGCCTCTGCCCAGCAGACAATGGCTGTTGCTGAAGAGGATCATTATGTGCTCAACGGGTCCAAAATATTTATTACGAATGCAGCTTATGCACACGTTTACATTGTTATGGCGATGACCGATAAGTCGCAGGGTACACGAGGAATCTCTGCTTTTATCGTTGAACGGGATTTTCCGGGATTTTCCATCGGTAAAAAAGAGAAAAAGATGGGGATCCGGGGATCCGCAACCTGTGAGTTGATTTTTGAAAATTGTATTGTGCCTAAAGGAAATATGCTGGGTAAACCGGGTGAAGGATTTAAAATTGCGATGAAGACGCTCGATGGCGGACGTATGGGAATTGCTTCACAGGCCTTGGGAATTGCTCAGGGAGCCATGGATGAGACAATAAAATATGTGAAAGAACGGAAACAGTTCGGACGCTCTATCGGACAATTTCAGAATACCCAATTTCAGTTGGCCGATTTAAATGCCAAGATCGAAGCTGCCCGTTTGTTGGTGCGGACGGCTGCCTGGAAGAAAGACAGGAAAATCCCTTACTCTGTCGATTCGGCACGGGCTAAGTTATTTGCTGCTGAAACAGCGATGGAAGTGACGACAAAAGCCGTACAGTTCCACGGAGGGTATGGATATACCCGTGAGTATCCGGTCGAACGGATGATGAGAGATGCCAAGATTACGGAGATTTATGAGGGAACCTCTGAAGTACAGCGGATGGTGATTGCTGCTGCTCTATTGAAATAA
- a CDS encoding electron transfer flavoprotein subunit beta/FixA family protein: protein MKIVVCIKQVPDTTEIKLDPVTGTMIRDGVPSIMNPDDKGGLEMALALKDKYGAQVTVITMGPPQADDILREAFAMGADRAIHLSDRKFAGADTLATSNAIAGALRMLDFDLVITGRQAIDGDTAQVGPQIAEHLDLPQVTYVENLEFDGDKLFTIRKSTEEGYQTVQVESPCVVTVLATANKARYMSVRGIVEAYDREVEIWNFNNISVDEAKLGLNGSPTRVWKSFTKGAKAAGKVFEVEPAEAVDVIIEKLKEKFII from the coding sequence ATGAAAATAGTAGTTTGTATAAAACAAGTACCTGATACGACAGAGATCAAACTCGATCCGGTAACAGGAACAATGATACGGGATGGTGTACCTAGCATTATGAATCCCGACGATAAAGGTGGATTGGAAATGGCTTTGGCCTTGAAAGATAAATATGGTGCGCAGGTAACCGTTATTACGATGGGACCGCCTCAGGCCGATGATATTTTGCGTGAAGCTTTTGCCATGGGAGCCGACCGGGCGATTCATTTGAGCGACCGTAAGTTTGCCGGTGCAGATACATTGGCTACGTCGAATGCTATTGCCGGTGCTTTACGGATGCTGGATTTCGACCTGGTCATTACCGGCCGGCAGGCGATCGATGGAGATACGGCGCAGGTAGGACCTCAGATTGCCGAGCATCTCGATTTGCCACAAGTGACGTATGTCGAGAATTTGGAATTCGATGGTGACAAGTTGTTTACGATCCGTAAATCTACCGAAGAAGGATATCAAACCGTACAGGTGGAATCTCCCTGTGTCGTTACTGTTCTGGCTACGGCAAACAAAGCGCGCTATATGTCTGTGCGGGGAATCGTAGAGGCATACGATCGGGAAGTGGAAATCTGGAATTTTAATAATATCAGTGTGGATGAAGCTAAATTGGGATTGAACGGTTCGCCGACGCGGGTATGGAAGTCTTTTACCAAAGGAGCTAAAGCAGCCGGAAAAGTTTTCGAAGTGGAACCGGCCGAAGCTGTAGATGTTATTATCGAAAAATTGAAAGAGAAATTTATTATTTAA
- a CDS encoding electron transfer flavoprotein subunit alpha/FixB family protein — protein sequence MDKSQYKDVYVFVEQREGVIQKVAIELLGKARELADSLNEKVVAMLLGYEVEGQAQELIAYGADVVLCADERELVQYNTEPYAQAITQIVRERKPSIVLIGATTIGRDLGPRLSARLETGLTADCTGLAISDERDLLMTRPAFGGNLMATIICKEHRPQMSTVRPGVMRTKPKDEQRAGTVEKVNIHFDKSKFKVRILETVKEQKNRIDITEAKILVSGGRGVGNTEGFEMLGKLAETLNAEVSSSRAMVDAGVMPHDRQVGQTGKTVRPDLYFAMGISGAIQHLAGMEESEFIVAVNKDKYAPIFNVADLGIVGDVKQIVPLLTERLANIRKTDK from the coding sequence ATGGATAAATCTCAATATAAAGACGTTTATGTATTCGTAGAGCAGCGGGAAGGAGTTATTCAGAAAGTTGCCATCGAATTATTGGGGAAAGCCCGGGAGTTGGCCGATAGCCTGAATGAAAAAGTGGTAGCGATGTTGTTGGGTTATGAAGTGGAGGGTCAGGCACAGGAATTGATCGCTTATGGGGCCGATGTCGTATTGTGTGCTGACGAACGGGAGTTGGTACAATATAATACCGAGCCTTATGCTCAGGCGATTACACAGATTGTACGTGAGCGTAAACCCAGTATCGTATTGATTGGAGCGACGACGATCGGCCGGGATTTGGGCCCTCGTTTATCCGCCCGTTTAGAGACCGGGTTGACAGCCGATTGTACGGGCCTCGCTATCTCGGATGAACGGGATTTGCTGATGACCCGTCCTGCATTCGGAGGAAATCTGATGGCGACGATTATTTGTAAAGAACACCGGCCGCAAATGTCGACCGTACGTCCGGGAGTGATGCGCACGAAACCGAAAGATGAACAACGTGCCGGAACGGTAGAGAAGGTGAATATTCATTTCGATAAGTCGAAATTTAAAGTGCGGATTCTCGAGACGGTGAAAGAACAAAAGAACCGTATCGATATAACAGAAGCGAAGATTCTCGTATCCGGAGGCCGTGGTGTAGGTAATACGGAGGGATTTGAGATGCTCGGAAAATTAGCGGAAACGCTGAATGCCGAGGTTTCTTCTTCACGTGCCATGGTGGATGCCGGGGTTATGCCTCATGACCGTCAGGTTGGCCAAACCGGGAAAACCGTTCGTCCCGATCTGTATTTCGCTATGGGTATTTCCGGAGCTATTCAGCATTTGGCCGGAATGGAGGAATCGGAATTTATCGTTGCCGTGAACAAGGATAAATATGCTCCGATTTTTAACGTTGCCGACCTGGGAATTGTCGGGGATGTGAAACAGATCGTTCCGTTGCTGACCGAGAGGTTGGCAAACATCCGGAAAACTGACAAATAA
- a CDS encoding short-chain-enoyl-CoA hydratase — MEYQKLMLEKQDRVCLVKINHPEALNALNTVILQELDRAFDEIAADPETDVVILTGEGRSFVAGADIAEMSVMKAEEGRRFGELGAAVFRKIELMAKPVIAAVNGFALGGGCELAMACDIRIASAKAKFGQPEVGLGITPGFSGTQRLPRLVGLGKAKELIYTAAVIHAEEACRIGLVNKVVEPEELMNECMAMAKTIAAKAPLAVRYAKEAINRGVETDMDTGIVIENGLFGLCFATTDQKEGMEAFLWKRKPEFKGN; from the coding sequence ATGGAGTATCAAAAATTAATGCTGGAAAAACAAGATCGTGTTTGTCTGGTAAAGATCAATCATCCGGAGGCATTGAATGCCTTGAATACGGTGATCTTGCAGGAATTGGACCGGGCATTCGATGAAATTGCAGCCGATCCGGAAACCGATGTGGTTATTCTGACAGGCGAAGGACGTTCGTTTGTTGCGGGAGCCGATATTGCTGAAATGAGTGTGATGAAGGCCGAAGAAGGCCGGCGTTTCGGTGAGTTAGGGGCTGCTGTTTTCCGGAAAATCGAACTGATGGCTAAGCCGGTTATTGCTGCCGTGAATGGATTTGCTTTAGGAGGAGGATGTGAACTGGCGATGGCTTGTGATATCCGTATCGCCTCGGCTAAGGCGAAGTTCGGTCAGCCGGAAGTGGGACTTGGGATCACGCCGGGATTTTCCGGTACCCAGCGTTTACCGCGTTTAGTCGGATTAGGTAAAGCCAAAGAGTTGATTTATACGGCTGCGGTTATCCATGCCGAGGAAGCTTGCCGGATCGGACTGGTGAACAAAGTGGTGGAACCGGAAGAATTGATGAATGAGTGTATGGCTATGGCAAAGACTATTGCTGCTAAAGCGCCATTGGCGGTCCGTTATGCCAAAGAAGCCATCAACCGGGGAGTGGAAACGGATATGGATACCGGTATCGTCATCGAAAACGGTTTGTTCGGGTTGTGTTTCGCAACGACCGACCAGAAGGAAGGCATGGAAGCTTTTTTATGGAAACGTAAACCCGAATTTAAAGGGAATTAA